taagacAGTTTTGGCGAGTATCTTAGCTGTGTAACATTATGACAAGGTTGATAACTCCTTCAGAAATTGTGGGGGGCATACCCGTTTTCAAACCGACATATGAGCAATTCGAAGATTTTTATACGTTTTGTAAAGCCATAAACAAATACGGTATGAAGAGTGGTGTCGTGAAAGTTATTCCGCCAAAAGAATGGAAGGACAAGTTAGATCTGCCCCATTCCGCGGAAACGCTTCAAAAGATCAAGATAAAGTCGCCCATTCAGCAGCACATCTCTGGTAATAAAGGTCTTTTTATGGTGCAAAATGTGGAGAAAAACAAGACTtataatattattcaatGGAAGGATCTATCCAAGGACTACGTACCTCCAGAGGACCCTAAAGCGAGACGTAACTCTAGGAAAGGATCTGTTTCCAAATCTACGAAattgaaactgaaaaatcATGAATCGTCCTTCAAAATTGACGATTTTGAACAATTCAGAACGCAGTATACGATAGATTTATCTGATTTCCAAAATCCGGAGCGATTAAAGTTCTTGGAAGAATATTATTGGAAAACCTTAAACTTTACTACGCCTATGTACGGTGCCGATACACCAGGATCAATTTTCCCTGAAAGACTTGACGTTTGGAACGTCGCAAAACTACCGAACATTCTAGATCACATGGAAACCAACATCCCCGGAGTGAACGACTCCTACTTGTACGCTGGTTTATGGAAggcttctttttcttggcaCTTGGAGGATCAGGACCTTTATTCCATAAACTATATCCATTTTGGTGCCCCAAAACAATGGTATTCGATACCGCAAGAGGATAGGTTTAAATTCTACAAGTTCATGCAAGAGCAATTCCCTGAAGAAGCAAAGAATTGTCCGGAGTTTTTAAGACATAAAATGTTCTTAGCTTCACCCAAGCTTCTGCAAGAAAACGGCATACGATGCAACGAAATTGTTCACCATGAAGGTGAGTTCATGATCACTTACCCATATGGTTATCATGCGGGGTTCAATTATGGATATAACTTGGCCGAGTCGGTCAACTTTGCTTTGGAGGAGTGGCTACCGATTGGGAAAAAAGCTGGCAAATGCCATTGTATTTCAGACTCGGTGGAAATAGATGTCAGAAAATTGGCTAAGTCTTGGAAAGActataataataaagagTCGAAAGGAACGATATCTCTCAATCCACTTCCAGGCTCTGCCATGCCCTTGCTTCACAGGCCGACGCTAAAGGAAATGGAAAACAGCTCACTTCGATCCACCAGTCCAGATGTGGGTCATTTCTCAAGTTTAAGATCAAAAAGTTCAGGTGTTTCTTCACCTCTACTATCACGTATGAAAGACTATTCTAACATTGTCGAGCCTACGTTAGAAGATCcaactttgaaattgaaaagaatttcatcatttcaAGATCAACCTTTGAATAAgctattgaaaagagaaacttCACAAACAGCAATGCTCACGGACCACGAAGACAACATAGTAGCCATGAGTCTCACTTCAATGGCAAACAGTGCCGCCTCTTCTCCGAGATTACCGTTGTCAAGATTGAATTCCTCTAACGATCTCTCAAATGCTCAACCATTATTTGACATGACAAATAATAACCTTGCCTTCCCGCGGCCTAATGGACCATCGGGGTTGAACCCTTTATTATACATCTCCAACAAGAACATTAACGGAATATCTCATTCTGCTCCACATTCCCCAGTGAATCCGAATATATCATTAATAAAAAGAGTAAAGTCTCCCAACATTGTAACATTAAACATATCCAGAGAATCCTCTAGAAGCCCTATAGCACTTAATTCTGAGGGAAGACAACAACAGCATCTGCAACAACATTCATTCTCAACTCCATCCACTGTGTCAAATCTTTCCACTTCTGTTCAGGGACCACTAACTGACACAAATGACATAAAAATACCGCATCCTGAAAAGCTTATCCATAAAGCAACAAATAGAATACCAAAGAGGGAACTGCTTGTAGAAAGGTCAGAATCGAATTCTCTACTTCCAAACGTCACATCCACGTGCCAAGAGGATTCTCTTTCAAGTGAAAAAACCGATTTAGATAAAGAACAGTGCTCTTCCCCATTAATATCAAAGTTTGCACCGGAAGAAATTGTATTATCAGGTAAGAACAAGATTTATGTTTGTAAGGAATGCcagagaaaattttcttccgGTCACCATCTCACAAGACATAAGAAATCTGTCCACTCTGGAGAAAAACCTCACTCTTGTCCCAAATGTGGTAAAAGATTTAAAAGGAGGGATCACGTTTTACAACACttaaacaagaaaataccGTGTGTTTCAAATGACACGACGATAGATGATTCAATAATGAATTCTTCAGTGCAACCGCAGGACGGGAAGGCAGCCATCGACCAGCAAAGTGCACCGTTGAGCTGACTCTCAGCTGTCAGTTATTGATTTACagtctttttttgaagactTGAAATGTTATTCTATTCGGTCGGCCGGAGATCCGCGAAAATTCACTTTCCACTAATCACCATATTACAATCACCATTAGGCTATACATATCATTATATAGAAGAGGTATGTATATTAGTATACTGAACATTAAATCATCAGGGACAGGGCCAACAATAATCCATGCCTGCGAACGGaaaacaaacaataaaacTGCTCAAACCCCTTCGACTTTTACTATTGGGGGCGCCAGGATCCGGTAAAGGGACACAGACTTCACGACTACTAGAAAGAATTCCTCAGTTGTTCTCAATTTCCTCGGGCGACATTTTACGTCAAGAAGTAAAATCTGAATCAACTCTGGGTCGGGAGGCTGCTACTTATATTGCTCAGGGGAAGTTATTGCCGGATGATCTCATAACGCGTCTGATAACGTTTCGTCTTTCAGCATTAGATTGGTTAAAACCGTCAGCTGCATGGTTACTCGATGGATTTCCTCGAACTACTCCACAAGCTTCCGCTTTGGACGAGCTTCTGAAACAACATGATGCCAGTTTAAACTTGGTGGTAGAGTTAGATGTGCCCGAATCCACCATATTGGAAAGAATTGAGAATAGATATGTTCACATTCCTAGTGGAAGAGTATATAATTTGCAATATAATCCCCCGAAAGTACCTGGGCTAGATGATATCACTGGTGAACCATTAACCAAAAGACTTGATGACACCGCTGAAGTGTTTAAGAAACGACTGGAAGAGTACAATCAAACAAATGAGCCGTTAAAAGAGTACTACAGAAGTAGTGGGATTTTAAGTACCGTCTCAGGAGAAACCTCAGATATTATCTTCCCTAAGTTATTGAACCTAATAACCAGAAAATTTGGCCATTAGGGCCCTACAAAGTTATACTGAAGATAAGCTTTTTTCAACCTCCCTCCTGAAATTAAACAAAGAATCTTGGAGCTCATATGAAAGCCAgcatcttttgaaactaaATGGACATAGTAGGCTTTGAATCTCTCGAGTAGTCGTGATGCTATGTGTTAAATCTTATGTTAATCATGGGCGACGGCATTTAAGGATTATGATTGAAAATTatgaaaattcaaagtAACATACTTTTATGCCACGCCACATTGCTGCTACTGGAAAGGTATCTTTGATCTGTACATAATggatatatatacatatatatgtatatgtcTTAAAGCTGATAAAGTGCTGCTATCTATCCATAAAGATACCATAAATCGCCTTGGGTTCAAGTCTACTGCGATCCTGTTATAACTATACAATAAGAGAACTAGAAACGATGAAATTTTATATAGATGATTTACCAGTGCTTTTTCCTTACCCAAAGATATATCCGGAACAGTACAATTATATGTGCGACATCAAAAGGACTCTGGATGTAGGTGGAAATAGCATCTTGGAGATGCCCTCAGGGACAGGTAAAACCGTCTCACTACTATCTCTTACAATCGCTTACCAGATGCATTATCCAGAACACAGAAAAATCATATACTGTTCACGTACTATGTCTGAAATCGAAAAAGCTTTAGTAGAGTTAGAAAACCTTATGGATTACAGAACTAAAGAGCTGGGCTACCAAGAGGATTTTAGAGGTCTTGGCTTGACAtcgagaaaaaatttgtgTTTGCATCCCGAAGTGAGTAAAGAACGAAAAGGTACAGTAGTCGATGAGAAATGCCGTAGAATGACAAATGGGCAGGCGAAGAGGAAATTGGAGGAAGACCCAGAAGCTAATGTAGAATTGTGTGAGTACCATGAAAATTTGTACAATATTGAAGTGGAAGATTATCTCCCAAAGGGCgtattttcctttgaaaaacttttgaagtactgtgaagaaaaaacgCTTTGTCCATATTTCATTGTTCGTCGTATGATTTCTCTTTgtaacattattatttattcttacCACTATCTATTAGACCCTAAAATTGCTGAAAGAGTTTCCAACGAGGTTTCCAAGGATAgtattgtcatttttgatgaagcacacaatattgataatgtgTGTATCGAATCTTTGTCGTTAGATTTGACAACAGATGCGTTGAGAAGAGCCACACGAGGTGCTAATGCATTAGATGAACGTATTTCTGAGGTCAGAAAAGTTGACTCCCAAAAACTGCAAGATGAATACGAAAAACTAGTCCAAGGTCTGCATTCTGCAGATATTCTCACCGATCAGGAAGAGCCGTTTGTCGAAACGCCGGTTTTACCTCAAGATCTTTTAACAGAGGCAATCCCAGGAAATATACGGAGAGCTGAAcattttgtttcttttttgaaaagattgatTGAGTATCTGAAGACAAGAATGAAGGTTCTTCATGTTATTTCAGAGACACCTAAGTCATTTTTACAGCATCTAAAACAATTAACGTTCATAGAGAGGAAACCTCTCCGGTTTTGTTCTGAAAGGTTATCATTGCTTGTAAGAACTTTGGAAGTAGCAGAGGTGGAAGACTTTACTGCATTGAAAGATATAGCAACATTTGCTACCCTTATATCAACATACGAGGAAGGTTTTTTGCTAATTATTGAACCATATGAAATTGAGAATGCGGCAGTTCCAAACCCAATTATGAGATTCACTTGTTTGGATGCGTCAATTGCCATTAAACCAGTCTTCgaaagattttcttctgtCATTATTACTTCGGGGACTATATCACCATTAGACATGTATCCAAGGATGTTAAACTTTAAGACAGTCTTGCAGAAATCATACGCTATGACGTTAGCTAAAAAATCGTTCCTACCAATGATTATTACGAAGGGCTCTGACCAAGTTGCAATATCttcaagatttgaaattagAAACGATCCTAGTATTGTTCGTAACTATGGTTCTATGTTAGTAGAATTTGCAAAGATTACTCCTGATGGGATGGTCGTGTTTTTCCCCTCATATCTATATATGGAAAGTATTGTTTCAATGTGGCAAACGATGGGTATCCTTGATGAGGTTTGGAAACATAAATTAATTCTAGTCGAAACTCCTGATGCTCAAGAAACCTCCCTAGCTTTAGAGACATACAGGAAAGCCTGCTCGAACGGGCGTGGAGCAATCTTACTTTCTGTTGCTAGAGGAAAGGTATCTGAAGGTATCGATTTTGATCATCAATACGGCAGAACTGTGTTGATGATAGGTATCCCATTTCAATACACAGAATCACGTATTTTGAAAGCTCGCTTGGAATTTATGAGGGAAAACTATCGAATCAGAGAAAATGACTTCTTATCTTTTGATGCAATGAGACACGCTGCCCAATGTTTGGGAAGAGTCCTAAGAGGAAAGGACGATTATGGCGTAATGGTACTAGCAGACCGTAggttttcaagaaaaagaagccaGTTGCCAAAATGGATTGCCCAAGGTTTGTCAGATGCTGACTTAAACCTTTCTACCGACATGGCCATATCCAATACCAAACAATTTTTGAGAACCATGGCTCAACCGACAGACCCCAAAGACCAAGAGGGTGTATCTGTTTGGAGTTATGAAGATCTAATAAAACACCAGAATAGTAAAAATGGTAAGGGGGGATTCATTGAAACCAAAAACAAAGGAGAGCaggatgaagatgaggatGTAGAGATgcaataagaaaataatttAGTGTTGATATAGATTATATACGCGGCAAGCAGACTGCATAACCACAAAAAATTATATCCTATATATATCCGTGATATCCATTTGAGCGTATTCTGCAAGATACAATGAGTCTACTTCACATTTATTTTAAACTCCAATTCTTTATCTGCGTCAAGATACGAATCACAAACACACCAAATTGTTAGGTTGTGTTGACCGGGTGCTGGAGTATCAAATTCTAATTCATAGTGCTGGATCTCTTTATTTAAACTAACTTTCTTGATAGCGTAAAGTTCCTTTTTAGAAGTGTCACCTAAAACCAACCACCAACACTCTAGTTTATCAAATGGATATTTTTCTGATGTCACTTGTAGACTTTCTGGCTCAACATCTCTTGTTAATTGTATGGAgattttctgtttttcaCCTGTAGTTAAAGATTCTGAATTATTTAAGGAATAGGTAAGTTCAATGTTAGGATAATTGTTAACAAACATAGCAACTTGAGCAAGCTGTGAATCATTGAGAGtcaaaatttcatttctttcctcGTCCTCAAGAGCCATTATGTCATAAACAGTCTCAACATTAAGTTCCTTACATTTTTCCagtattttattgttaaaATACGGAATCTGTGTCAATGGGTTATCAACATCCCATACACCTTGAATCAACATCTGGGCCAAGTCCATAGCAGTAGTAGCATTTAGATACCCGCTTTGCGAAAGAATATCAACCATCACGTTAATCAGGGGAATGACCCTTTCCAAAATGTCCCTCAAATCGTTTTGTAAATCGATAGGTAATTGAGTGCGTGAAAAATACGCCTGTAACAATAGGAAAACTTTAAAGCTAATGGACTCTGAAGAGATGTTACCAGGAAAATCCAGAGGTAAGTTTTTACTTAGTCTGACAAGTAATGAATTATCTCCTTTTCTAAGTGGAATATTCTCAAATTCTACCGCCGTGGAAAGAACATACAGCATATTTTTAAGTGTGGAAGTATTTGATAAGGATGAAACGAACGACTGAATGGTGAAAAAGGATACACCATAATGAGAAGCAATCGATCCGTTACCCAAGACGGAAATTACTTCGGGTggttcttcatcttttccaTCATTCACCCCATCTGTTCCGGAATCgtcaatttcaataaagGATGATTCAACTAAATCATTTAAACTGGTTTCGACCAAATTGGTCAGAAAAACGGAAATACCATATGGAGACGTATCCTTAACACCATAATAGCTTGGATTCACATGGATACGACGATAGAAATACGAATAGGTAAACCAATCAACACAATCTTGTTTGCTTTGTATTATGGAATTCGCAATATCATTATTCAATGTATCATGAATAgtatattgaagaaaactcTCAGTAGGTAGTGGTTCAGTGAGAAACTTTTTGTAATAAGCCTTCATGTTGTGACTtgtcaaaatcaaaacttTGCCAGCCATTGAATCATTACCCTTAGCTAACCCCACCATTTCCAAGAGCTCGCTTATAGTGTATGGCATATATTTATGTTCTCTACCATCATAAAGGTTGGTTCCTAGTATAATTACTTCATCTGTTTTACAAGCAAAAGTGGAGCAATACTTAGATATGAGTAAAACTGATATTGCACCGTACTCGCATAACTTTTTTACGattctttcatcatttgGTACCATACCCCTATAAATGATACCAATACCGTGTTTCAAAGGGTCTTTTAGATGATTGTCAGTTAATTTGTCAGCATATGCAATGACTTGCTCTTCTTCGATGTTTAACATATCCCATTTTATTGCTTTGGAGAAACTCATAAATGCGGATGCAACTTCCATGCAATCCTTTCTGGATGGAAGGAACACTGAGCTAGTATTCCGATtttcagcagcagcagcagatGCTTCAAATGCCGTTTGTAGCATTGACGAATTGAATGATATGTGCTCAACGTCTTTGAATGACTGAATATTAATTTCAAGAGGTTCAACCCTTTCGCTTGGAGAGAAATTGTATATGTTTGATTTCGCTATGCCAGCCCATTCACCAAAATCACGAGCATTTGCCAGACAATTTGATAGGCAAACAAatcgaatttttttttcaagttggGTAGCTATAAATATCATCCTGGAAATTAACGTTTCATACACTGCACCATAAATACCTTGGCTTATCTCATGGCTTTCGTCATATATCATCAATTCTAAACTTTGaatgtttttcctttgccTCCAGCGACGTGACAAAAGTTCAAATTGCGCAGGAGTAGCCAAAAGGACATGACTTCTGGCCAGTAATTTCAAGTTTAGTGAGAGATCATTCCCTAACTTGTTAATGATCTTTCCTCCAGCAAGATGGGATAATTTCCTATCCCAATTGGCTAGCAAgatattaattttttcttgagatGGATTGATATAAACGGCTCTTCCTTTATTCTGTCTCCAATGATTCAGCAGAGCTAATTCAGCTAAAGCCATTTTACCCGAGCCCTTTGCCGAACCTACAAAGACAGAATCATTTGAGTTGTAGAcagattcaaaaacttgGCTCTGAATTCTattaaaagatttaaaaTCGAATACATTTGAGAAATCATCGATACCGAGCTCTGTTGTTGGGATACAAATGTTTTCCAGAAGAGGAGTGGGAGCAGGAAATTTATTCGGAAGTTTGAAACCATTGAAGGAAACCGGAATTTCGTATTCACAATGCCACCAATTTTCAGATATAACAGTAAGGAAAAAATTAGGTGGCATGTTATTTTGATTCTGTTGTTTTAACTCATGAGTAAAGGACAAGGTAAAATCTTGCCCTATCATATCCGGAGTGATGAATAGCACGTCATAGTAAAGTATGAAATCACCATCTGTATTTTCTAGCATAAGCAAAAAAGGTTGAAGAGAACCGTGCACATTCATATCCCACATCCAATCTGCTAGTATTTCAACATTGAACCTTATAACGCTACGAGTAATAGGTTGAGCGGTGCATGTGATAGACATTCTAGGAAACCTTTTCAGTAAATCGTATACCTGTTTTCCGTATTTTTCAGACCTGATTGCACGACCAACTTGAGCAGGCGTTTCTAACTGTAGGTAATCTCCCCACGGCACTGTAGAAGCTTCTAACCTTCTAATCACTTCAAGAGGACATTTTTTAAACTGCCTTAAAGGCGAATTTGTTGGCCACATCCTCGTTTTCGCAGATTTACAGAAATTTAATAACATCCTTGTGGGATGTCCCCAACCTCTTTTCAAGCATATTTCGAACATAGCACGCAATAGCCTTCCTGCATTTTGGTGAATAAAAACCATATCAGAATTTAATGCAAACCCTTCAAACTTTAACTGTGAAAAGTAAGATTGCAGTAACACATTCACTTTTGCTAAAGGATCATCGATATCTTCTCTAATAGGAATAGGAGCTTTTTCTAGAAGCTGTTTTAGttctctcttttcttcatatcTTACCGATATGTACTTGAACTCTTCTGACATTGCAAATATCCTGAAAAGATCGATCTGGCTTGTGTATTCATCCAGCTCCCTATTGTAGATATCCATAGATGTATGATTGATATAAAATGCCGAAGCTATATTTCCCAGATCTGTTGCTTCAATCacatcattttcaacatcataTAACACTAAATCTTGTTCTTTCAGGACACACAAGGCAGAGTGGACTAAAATTTCTCTGAACTTTTTTAATTGTTTATCTTCTGAAATATCAGGTATATTATAAAGTTCAGGGGAAGCCAACATTCTAACATATAAGTAAGTATATGCCAACCAATCTACTGCATCATTTCTACATTTAATGGTACCAGCAACAACCTCAGCATTTAAATTGTCTACTAATTTTGAAACGAATTGTGATTCTATCGGTAGCTGCTGGTTGAGGATCGAAAGATAATACTGGATATTTGATTGGTCTGTGATTATGATACCTTCTCCAAACGTGTCATATCTAGGCCGACCTGCTCTACCTAACATTTGAAGTACATCTTGCGGAGAGAGTTGTCCCCAGGACCCCTTTTCAGGTGAATAGACATCGGTTCCTTTTATAATAACTGTGTGGGCAGGAAGATTAACACCCCATGCCAACGTCGCAGTACATACCAGTACTTGTAATAATCCATCAGCAAACAGATCTTCGGATAAAGATCTGTCATTCCTGGCCAGCCCGGCATGATGTGTCCCTATACCACTTTCAATCAACTTTTTTAGACTTGGATCGAGTATATTTGCAGCTTCCGTCTTCAAAATCTGCTTTGAACCTGAGTCGCTCTTAATTAACTTATGAGCAATGTTCTCTTCAATAAACTTGTTTCTCAACCATGTTGCTGTACGTGATGTTTCTTTTCGAGAGTGAACAAACACAATTATCTGGTTACCTTCATTGATAGATTCCAAAACTTTCTCATAGCAAGCATCATTCATAGCTTTGagctttttcaaagaattccGTTCCTTTATTCCACAAAACTGTTGTGATAATGGACAGGGTCTAAATGAGgaatcaaaataaaagagcCCTTCTTTCGGAACCCTTAAAAATCTTCCAACATCTTCATAATTTGGTAAAGTTGCAGACAGTCCTATGATTCTGGGGCATTCCTGGCGGTATTTGGAAGCCCAAAATGTTCTAGCAACAATGCTTTCTAATACCGGTCCCCTTTCATCATGCAACAAGTGAATTTCATCTATAATCAACAAACGGACCAGCTCTACGATAGCCAAATTATTCGAGTTTCTAGTGGTGATATCCCATTTTTCAGGTGTAGAAACCAAAATTTGGGTCTCTTCAATTTGTCTTCTACTTAGCCGAGAATCACCAGTCAATTCGGCAACTTTTATGTCCAGGAAAGCCAGTCTTCTTTGAAATTCTCGGACTTGTTCCTGTACTAGCGCTTTCAACGGTGCTATGTAAACAATTTTGAAAGCTGAAAGGTTCAACTTCTTCGTTGTCGGATTATAGAAACGACTTAAGGTTTTCAATACCGTCAATAAGGCGATATTTGTCTTACCTGAACCAGTAGGAGCACATATTAGCATGTTTGAATCACTTTCGAAAGATGTATGAAAAACCTTTGACTGTATAGGATTTAAAGAGGTTGTTTCCGATGATGGGAATGCCTCTTGGCACCAATCAGGCAAAgatgtaatttttttcaactcatAATCGACAACAGGCTTCTTTGGTGCCGGAATATGTATTTCATCATATTGCGGTTTCACTCTTTTGAATGATCCTTCTGGTAGTGAAACTTTCGTTATAGTCATCAATTTAGAACTCTCGTCAAACTTaatcttttccaaatcaaTGGTAGGAGGAACTATGGAATCACCTAATTTTGCCCTCTTAGCTTTGGAGGACTGTTGCTGGTTAGCATCAATATCAAGTTCACGCTTTGACTTTACATTGTTCCTTAACTCGTACTGCTTCACAAGATCACCTAAACCATTGACAGTCATTTCGTTTATTAGATTCGGTATCTCGTTCTCTGTACTCTTTGCCAGTAGTATGCCCCAAAGTATTACAGACCtattctgaaaaataaactcAGCCAATGGTATATTCTCAAAGTCAAGTAAATCAACAAGTTTCTGCTCTAGGGCTGTCGGATTATGCTCAAGAGTTTTTATCtcattcaaaatcttcTCTGAAAGCTCTTGAATTGCGGAAGTATCCTTATAACCGAGCTCGGATCGAAGTTTTCTCTGCAAGAAGAACTCATCAACTGAATATATGGGAATGATTTCAGtgct
This genomic stretch from Saccharomyces mikatae IFO 1815 strain IFO1815 genome assembly, chromosome: 5 harbors:
- the RAD3 gene encoding TFIIH/NER complex ATP-dependent 5'-3' DNA helicase subunit RAD3 (similar to Saccharomyces cerevisiae RAD3 (YER171W); ancestral locus Anc_8.237), which produces MKFYIDDLPVLFPYPKIYPEQYNYMCDIKRTLDVGGNSILEMPSGTGKTVSLLSLTIAYQMHYPEHRKIIYCSRTMSEIEKALVELENLMDYRTKELGYQEDFRGLGLTSRKNLCLHPEVSKERKGTVVDEKCRRMTNGQAKRKLEEDPEANVELCEYHENLYNIEVEDYLPKGVFSFEKLLKYCEEKTLCPYFIVRRMISLCNIIIYSYHYLLDPKIAERVSNEVSKDSIVIFDEAHNIDNVCIESLSLDLTTDALRRATRGANALDERISEVRKVDSQKLQDEYEKLVQGLHSADILTDQEEPFVETPVLPQDLLTEAIPGNIRRAEHFVSFLKRLIEYLKTRMKVLHVISETPKSFLQHLKQLTFIERKPLRFCSERLSLLVRTLEVAEVEDFTALKDIATFATLISTYEEGFLLIIEPYEIENAAVPNPIMRFTCLDASIAIKPVFERFSSVIITSGTISPLDMYPRMLNFKTVLQKSYAMTLAKKSFLPMIITKGSDQVAISSRFEIRNDPSIVRNYGSMLVEFAKITPDGMVVFFPSYLYMESIVSMWQTMGILDEVWKHKLILVETPDAQETSLALETYRKACSNGRGAILLSVARGKVSEGIDFDHQYGRTVLMIGIPFQYTESRILKARLEFMRENYRIRENDFLSFDAMRHAAQCLGRVLRGKDDYGVMVLADRRFSRKRSQLPKWIAQGLSDADLNLSTDMAISNTKQFLRTMAQPTDPKDQEGVSVWSYEDLIKHQNSKNGKGGFIETKNKGEQDEDEDVEMQ
- the RPH1 gene encoding Rph1p (similar to Saccharomyces cerevisiae GIS1 (YDR096W) and RPH1 (YER169W); ancestral locus Anc_8.234), with the translated sequence MTRLITPSEIVGGIPVFKPTYEQFEDFYTFCKAINKYGMKSGVVKVIPPKEWKDKLDLPHSAETLQKIKIKSPIQQHISGNKGLFMVQNVEKNKTYNIIQWKDLSKDYVPPEDPKARRNSRKGSVSKSTKLKLKNHESSFKIDDFEQFRTQYTIDLSDFQNPERLKFLEEYYWKTLNFTTPMYGADTPGSIFPERLDVWNVAKLPNILDHMETNIPGVNDSYLYAGLWKASFSWHLEDQDLYSINYIHFGAPKQWYSIPQEDRFKFYKFMQEQFPEEAKNCPEFLRHKMFLASPKLLQENGIRCNEIVHHEGEFMITYPYGYHAGFNYGYNLAESVNFALEEWLPIGKKAGKCHCISDSVEIDVRKLAKSWKDYNNKESKGTISLNPLPGSAMPLLHRPTLKEMENSSLRSTSPDVGHFSSLRSKSSGVSSPLLSRMKDYSNIVEPTLEDPTLKLKRISSFQDQPLNKLLKRETSQTAMLTDHEDNIVAMSLTSMANSAASSPRLPLSRLNSSNDLSNAQPLFDMTNNNLAFPRPNGPSGLNPLLYISNKNINGISHSAPHSPVNPNISLIKRVKSPNIVTLNISRESSRSPIALNSEGRQQQHLQQHSFSTPSTVSNLSTSVQGPLTDTNDIKIPHPEKLIHKATNRIPKRELLVERSESNSLLPNVTSTCQEDSLSSEKTDLDKEQCSSPLISKFAPEEIVLSGKNKIYVCKECQRKFSSGHHLTRHKKSVHSGEKPHSCPKCGKRFKRRDHVLQHLNKKIPCVSNDTTIDDSIMNSSVQPQDGKAAIDQQSAPLS
- the ADK2 gene encoding adenylate kinase ADK2 (similar to Saccharomyces cerevisiae ADK2 (YER170W); ancestral locus Anc_8.236) codes for the protein MPANGKQTIKLLKPLRLLLLGAPGSGKGTQTSRLLERIPQLFSISSGDILRQEVKSESTLGREAATYIAQGKLLPDDLITRLITFRLSALDWLKPSAAWLLDGFPRTTPQASALDELLKQHDASLNLVVELDVPESTILERIENRYVHIPSGRVYNLQYNPPKVPGLDDITGEPLTKRLDDTAEVFKKRLEEYNQTNEPLKEYYRSSGILSTVSGETSDIIFPKLLNLITRKFGH